The following coding sequences are from one Veillonella rodentium window:
- the hslU gene encoding ATP-dependent protease ATPase subunit HslU, whose protein sequence is MKDNYTPKQIVAELDKYIIGQKEAKKMVAIALRNRWRAKQLPEEVRDEYVPKNILLIGPTGVGKTELARRLAKIMHAPFVKVEATKYTEVGYVGRDVESMVRDLLLNSIRMVKEDKKAKNHVKATRLANQRLVDILLPSSGGGKKFTNPLEMLFNNNEEKSESKADIKPESKADERETLLKQISGGLLDDKEITIEVRDQQKNVAGIGAGTSQEDMANNIQDMLNAMMPKRMKKRTTTVKNARTIFAEEIAEDMLDMDEVHEEAIKLAEREGIIFIDEFDKIAAGNENVRGVVSREGVQRDILPIVEGSMVSTKFGPVNTEHILFIAAGAFHVSKPSDLIPELQGRFPIRVELNSLSKEDFKAILTTPQQALLKQYYMLLQADNVTIHFTDESIDKIAELAYRVNNETEDIGARRLHTILENLLQDVSYNAPAPEPVEVTITAAMVEDRLNTLVEDQDLSQYIL, encoded by the coding sequence ATGAAAGATAATTATACCCCAAAACAAATCGTTGCCGAGTTGGATAAATATATTATCGGACAAAAAGAAGCAAAAAAAATGGTAGCCATCGCCCTTCGAAACAGGTGGCGCGCAAAACAGTTGCCGGAAGAAGTCCGCGATGAATATGTACCGAAAAATATTCTTCTCATCGGACCTACCGGTGTCGGTAAAACGGAATTAGCTCGTCGTTTAGCTAAAATTATGCATGCTCCCTTTGTGAAGGTAGAGGCTACAAAGTATACAGAAGTCGGCTATGTAGGCCGCGATGTTGAATCCATGGTTAGAGACCTTTTATTAAACTCCATTCGTATGGTGAAAGAAGATAAAAAGGCAAAAAATCATGTAAAGGCGACCAGGCTTGCTAATCAACGTTTGGTAGATATCTTATTGCCCTCATCCGGAGGGGGAAAGAAATTTACTAATCCGTTGGAAATGCTGTTTAATAATAATGAAGAGAAGTCTGAGTCTAAAGCTGATATAAAGCCTGAAAGTAAGGCGGACGAACGGGAAACCTTATTAAAGCAAATTTCCGGCGGACTGTTAGATGATAAGGAAATCACTATAGAGGTTCGGGATCAACAGAAAAATGTGGCCGGTATCGGGGCCGGAACGAGTCAGGAGGATATGGCGAATAACATTCAGGATATGTTGAATGCCATGATGCCGAAACGTATGAAAAAGCGGACCACTACCGTGAAAAATGCACGAACAATCTTTGCAGAGGAAATTGCGGAAGATATGCTTGATATGGATGAGGTCCACGAAGAAGCCATCAAATTGGCGGAACGGGAGGGCATAATTTTTATCGATGAATTCGATAAAATCGCCGCAGGAAATGAAAATGTACGCGGCGTCGTATCCCGTGAAGGTGTACAGCGTGATATTTTGCCGATTGTAGAAGGATCCATGGTATCTACAAAATTTGGTCCTGTCAATACGGAGCATATTTTGTTTATTGCAGCCGGCGCATTCCATGTGTCAAAGCCGTCTGATTTAATTCCTGAGCTGCAAGGTCGTTTTCCTATCCGCGTAGAATTGAACAGCCTCAGCAAGGAAGACTTTAAGGCTATTTTGACAACACCTCAACAAGCGTTGTTAAAACAATACTATATGTTATTACAGGCTGATAATGTAACTATCCATTTTACCGACGAATCCATTGATAAGATTGCCGAGTTGGCATATCGTGTCAATAATGAAACGGAGGATATCGGTGCTCGCAGATTGCATACGATTTTGGAAAACCTGTTACAGGATGTTTCCTACAATGCACCGGCACCTGAACCTGTAGAGGTAACCATTACGGCCGCCATGGTTGAAGATCGATTAAACACATTGGTTGAAGATCAGGATTTGTCACAGTATATTTTGTAG
- the hslV gene encoding ATP-dependent protease subunit HslV: MSEFHSTTICAVKRGNTVAIAGDGQVTFGQAVVMKNTARKVRRIYNGKIVTGFAGSVADAFSLFDKFEAKLNSYNGNLLRSAVELAKDWRSDKMMRNLEALLLVSDGETILLLSGNGEVIEPDDGICAIGSGGNYALAAARALAENTELSARDIAEKSLHIAADLCVYTNHNVIVEELEA; encoded by the coding sequence ATGTCTGAATTTCATTCCACTACAATATGCGCTGTAAAGCGCGGTAATACGGTTGCCATCGCCGGTGACGGTCAAGTAACGTTTGGACAAGCCGTTGTGATGAAGAATACGGCTAGAAAGGTACGTCGTATCTATAACGGTAAAATCGTTACGGGCTTTGCCGGTTCCGTTGCGGATGCTTTCAGCCTATTTGATAAGTTTGAAGCAAAATTAAACAGCTATAACGGAAATTTATTGCGCAGTGCCGTAGAACTTGCTAAAGATTGGCGCAGTGATAAGATGATGCGCAATTTGGAAGCTTTATTACTCGTGTCCGACGGAGAAACAATTTTACTTCTTTCCGGTAATGGCGAAGTTATTGAGCCGGATGACGGTATTTGTGCTATCGGCTCAGGCGGCAATTACGCATTGGCGGCGGCTCGCGCGTTGGCGGAGAATACGGAACTGTCCGCTCGGGATATTGCGGAAAAATCCCTGCATATTGCGGCGGATCTCTGTGTATATACAAATCATAATGTCATTGTAGAAGAATTGGAGGCATAA
- the trmFO gene encoding methylenetetrahydrofolate--tRNA-(uracil(54)-C(5))-methyltransferase (FADH(2)-oxidizing) TrmFO — protein MNTKHVIVIGAGLAGSEAAWQLANRGVHVDLYEMRPHKSSPAHQTDQFAELVCSNSLRAGNIENAVGLLKEEMRRLGSLIMECADATAVPAGGALAVDRHLFSGMVTRKVKAHPNITVHYEEVTDIPSEGIVIFASGPLTSETLGDKIKALTGETGFYFYDAAAPIVTAESLNYDKVFAASRYDKGDADYLNCPMTEEEYKVFWHELITADAVQPKDFEKEIYFEGCMPVEIMASRGEDTLRYGPLKPVGLVDKRTNAESYAVVQLRKENKEGTMFNLVGFQTHLKWGEQKRVFGMIPGLENAEFVRYGVMHRNTYINSPELLNHAFQLKKEPRLFFAGQMTGVEGYLESAASGLMVGLQVERYISERPFIEFPRTTACGALSQYISNYEGSNFQPMNINFGIMESWPERIRKKKEKNALIAGRALDELSLLKEREQI, from the coding sequence TTGAATACAAAACATGTTATCGTCATCGGTGCAGGACTCGCCGGTTCCGAGGCGGCCTGGCAGTTAGCCAATCGCGGCGTTCATGTGGATCTGTATGAAATGCGTCCACATAAAAGTTCGCCTGCTCATCAGACTGATCAATTTGCCGAACTTGTATGCAGTAATTCGCTACGGGCAGGCAATATAGAGAACGCTGTAGGCCTTTTAAAGGAGGAGATGCGTCGATTAGGGTCTCTCATTATGGAATGCGCCGACGCTACGGCTGTTCCCGCGGGAGGGGCTTTGGCGGTGGATCGTCATTTATTCAGTGGAATGGTGACTCGAAAGGTAAAAGCTCACCCGAATATTACGGTCCATTATGAGGAAGTTACAGATATTCCGTCAGAGGGGATTGTAATTTTTGCATCGGGTCCACTTACATCTGAAACATTGGGCGATAAGATAAAAGCACTTACCGGTGAAACGGGATTTTATTTTTATGATGCGGCGGCACCGATTGTGACAGCTGAATCCTTAAATTACGATAAGGTCTTTGCGGCCTCCCGATATGATAAAGGCGATGCGGATTATCTTAACTGTCCTATGACAGAAGAAGAATACAAAGTGTTCTGGCATGAATTGATCACAGCTGATGCGGTGCAGCCGAAAGACTTTGAAAAGGAAATATATTTTGAAGGATGTATGCCTGTAGAAATCATGGCGAGTCGCGGCGAGGATACATTGCGTTACGGCCCATTAAAGCCTGTAGGTCTTGTAGATAAGAGAACAAATGCGGAATCGTATGCGGTTGTACAATTGCGTAAGGAGAATAAGGAAGGCACCATGTTCAATCTGGTCGGCTTTCAGACTCATTTGAAATGGGGCGAGCAGAAACGTGTATTCGGCATGATTCCGGGACTTGAAAATGCGGAGTTTGTTCGGTATGGTGTGATGCATCGCAACACATATATCAATTCGCCGGAGTTATTGAACCATGCTTTTCAATTGAAAAAAGAACCAAGGTTGTTCTTTGCAGGGCAAATGACGGGGGTTGAAGGCTACCTGGAATCTGCTGCCAGCGGGTTGATGGTAGGGCTTCAGGTTGAACGATATATTTCGGAACGTCCGTTCATAGAATTCCCGAGGACTACGGCTTGCGGAGCACTGAGCCAATATATCTCAAACTATGAAGGCTCAAATTTTCAGCCGATGAATATAAATTTTGGTATAATGGAATCATGGCCGGAGAGAATTCGTAAGAAAAAAGAAAAGAATGCTCTCATTGCAGGTCGTGCTCTTGATGAATTATCATTATTGAAAGAACGGGAACAAATTTAA
- the topA gene encoding type I DNA topoisomerase has product MSIKRSIVIGEPKTAGASTEKKKKEKTKSTGTTITGKIGKETLKPVGIVRDKSVLQTSMPPEQREPRVYNPEGKVLVIVESPAKSKTIEKFLGPNYVVKASMGHLRDLPKSQMGIDIEHGFTPRYSNLVSRKKVIDELISYADDSSAVLLATDPDREGEAISWHLAYILNVDPTSTCRITFNEITKSAVADALNAPRTIDMNMVDAQQARRVLDRIVGYKLSPLLWKKICKGLSAGRVQSVAVRLICEREREIQAFVPQEYWSIEGNFETSKKESFKAELTHIKGEKIDITAEDQAQSVVDAIGDADAVVTNIEKRKRSRKAAPPFTTSTLQQDGVRKLNFGAKRTMMIAQHLYEGLEIGSYGHVGLITYMRTDSTRISKEMQVAAKDYIIRTYGDEYYPSRPNVYGSKGSAQDAHEAIRPTSLELTPKMVEPFLSRDELKLYTLIWNRFMASQMAPQQNESTTVELSVHDEYTFKATGTRVLFPGFSVVYEDSKKDESPQLPAFKKNDAVHTVEVLPEQHFTQPPPRYSEASLIKTLEELGIGRPSTYAPILDTIVSRNYVENTNKQFVPTELGFVVVDFLIAYFEKIINTGFTRDLEEELDAIASGKDTYLKVLTDFYKVFAKELEEANDVERVEIASMESDETCEVCGSPMVYKFGRYGKFLACSNFPECKNTKPITVRTGVTCPKCKEGEIVERKSRRGRLFYGCNRYPQCDFTLWDKPTHDFCDTCGSIMVEKTYKNGTTKKFCSNESCPTRPPKKTRKKKSEPVAEESK; this is encoded by the coding sequence TTGTCCATTAAACGATCAATCGTTATTGGCGAGCCTAAAACAGCTGGCGCAAGTACAGAGAAAAAGAAGAAAGAGAAAACTAAAAGCACAGGTACTACCATAACAGGAAAAATTGGCAAGGAAACACTGAAACCTGTTGGAATTGTACGGGATAAGTCCGTATTACAAACATCGATGCCCCCTGAACAGCGTGAACCTCGTGTATATAATCCTGAAGGTAAAGTTCTGGTTATCGTGGAATCACCTGCTAAGTCTAAAACCATTGAGAAATTTTTAGGACCTAATTATGTGGTAAAAGCAAGTATGGGTCATTTACGGGATTTGCCTAAATCGCAGATGGGGATCGATATCGAACATGGCTTTACACCTCGGTATAGTAATTTGGTGAGTCGAAAAAAGGTCATTGATGAGCTTATATCTTATGCCGATGACAGCAGCGCTGTTTTATTGGCGACTGACCCGGACCGTGAAGGTGAAGCCATTTCTTGGCATTTAGCATACATTTTAAATGTGGACCCTACGTCTACGTGTCGTATCACATTTAATGAGATTACTAAATCCGCTGTAGCGGATGCGCTTAATGCGCCGCGTACTATCGACATGAATATGGTGGACGCTCAGCAGGCGAGACGCGTATTGGACCGTATTGTGGGGTATAAATTAAGCCCCCTTTTATGGAAAAAGATATGTAAAGGTCTCAGCGCCGGTCGCGTACAGTCCGTAGCGGTACGTCTTATTTGCGAGCGGGAACGTGAGATTCAAGCCTTTGTTCCGCAGGAGTACTGGAGTATTGAAGGTAATTTTGAAACTTCAAAGAAAGAGTCTTTTAAAGCAGAGTTAACACATATTAAAGGTGAGAAAATCGATATCACCGCTGAAGATCAAGCACAATCCGTGGTTGATGCTATCGGCGATGCTGATGCGGTGGTAACGAATATCGAGAAACGTAAGCGCTCTCGTAAAGCGGCACCTCCGTTCACGACATCCACATTACAACAGGATGGTGTGCGTAAGTTGAATTTTGGTGCTAAGCGGACCATGATGATTGCGCAGCATCTTTATGAAGGTTTGGAAATCGGCTCATACGGCCATGTAGGTCTGATCACTTATATGCGTACGGATTCTACGCGTATTTCCAAGGAAATGCAGGTGGCGGCGAAGGACTATATTATTCGTACATATGGTGATGAATATTATCCATCCCGACCTAATGTATACGGTTCAAAAGGTTCGGCTCAGGATGCGCATGAGGCGATTCGTCCGACCTCTCTCGAGTTGACACCTAAAATGGTGGAACCGTTTTTAAGTCGCGATGAACTCAAGTTATATACATTAATCTGGAATCGATTCATGGCAAGCCAAATGGCACCGCAGCAGAATGAGTCGACAACGGTTGAACTTTCAGTTCATGATGAATATACATTTAAAGCGACGGGAACCCGTGTATTGTTCCCCGGGTTCAGTGTCGTTTATGAAGACTCTAAAAAAGATGAGTCTCCACAATTGCCGGCATTTAAGAAGAATGATGCGGTTCATACCGTTGAAGTATTGCCGGAGCAGCATTTCACACAGCCGCCTCCACGATATTCGGAAGCGAGCCTCATCAAAACTTTGGAAGAACTCGGCATCGGTCGTCCTAGCACCTATGCTCCGATTCTGGATACGATTGTGAGCCGCAACTATGTGGAGAATACAAACAAGCAGTTTGTTCCGACAGAGCTGGGTTTTGTCGTGGTAGACTTTTTAATTGCCTATTTTGAAAAAATCATCAATACCGGATTTACCCGTGATTTGGAAGAAGAGCTTGACGCCATCGCATCCGGAAAAGATACGTATCTGAAGGTATTAACGGATTTTTATAAGGTTTTTGCAAAAGAATTAGAGGAAGCCAATGATGTGGAGCGTGTTGAAATCGCATCTATGGAGAGTGATGAAACATGTGAAGTCTGCGGTAGTCCTATGGTTTATAAATTCGGACGTTACGGTAAATTTTTAGCATGCTCTAATTTCCCTGAGTGCAAGAATACAAAACCAATCACCGTAAGAACCGGTGTAACCTGTCCTAAGTGTAAGGAAGGGGAAATCGTAGAACGCAAGTCTCGCAGAGGTCGTTTGTTCTATGGCTGTAATCGATATCCACAATGTGATTTTACATTGTGGGATAAACCGACACATGACTTCTGTGATACATGCGGATCGATTATGGTCGAAAAAACGTATAAGAACGGAACGACAAAGAAATTCTGCTCTAATGAGTCATGTCCTACACGTCCGCCTAAGAAAACTAGAAAGAAAAAAAGTGAGCCCGTTGCTGAGGAGTCTAAATAA
- the dprA gene encoding DNA-processing protein DprA: MTRIYGDNFYIAGLQSLYYIGSAHIRELIRKFGTPYDAWEAVKNPSNLQSFTSMTTQYINCISANAKDERLQIIYDKIQEYHMSYITYLDADFPEILRHIYNPPAIVFMRGNRALLDERIPKIGIVGARKCSLYGRNVARMLGKELSKYVAVIVSGGARGIDCHSHEGTLSAHGYGIIVMGCGLDIAYPRDNAKLFDRMLQEGGLLLSEYPPGTPPSAKHFPARNRIISGLCKGVIVVEARASSGSLITADMANSEGRDVFVVPCNLLDHVADGNKWLIRQGAHVLTGVEDIVKEYGLIMRDSVTGQLSQAQDTDTSINNGKSVDTQGGGVLSCNLDRSKVLDVIPFDRCITVSDILHETHMPLQQIQPILLDLELEGAIEHNPPRGYINITRSDILVH; the protein is encoded by the coding sequence ATGACTAGAATTTATGGGGATAATTTTTATATAGCAGGGCTTCAAAGCTTATATTATATAGGCTCTGCACACATTCGTGAACTGATTAGAAAATTCGGAACTCCTTATGATGCATGGGAAGCGGTTAAAAATCCTAGTAATCTGCAGTCATTTACGTCAATGACAACACAGTATATAAACTGCATTTCCGCTAATGCCAAGGATGAACGATTGCAAATCATATATGATAAAATTCAGGAATATCATATGTCATATATAACGTATTTAGATGCGGATTTTCCTGAGATTCTTCGACATATTTATAATCCGCCGGCCATCGTTTTTATGCGAGGTAATCGGGCGCTACTGGATGAACGCATTCCTAAAATCGGTATTGTGGGTGCCCGTAAATGTTCCCTATATGGTCGAAATGTGGCTCGTATGCTCGGTAAAGAATTGTCAAAGTATGTGGCGGTTATCGTCAGCGGAGGGGCAAGAGGCATCGACTGTCATAGCCATGAAGGCACGTTGTCGGCACATGGATACGGTATTATCGTCATGGGATGCGGTCTTGATATCGCTTATCCTCGTGATAATGCGAAATTATTTGATCGCATGTTACAAGAGGGGGGCCTGCTCCTATCCGAATATCCACCGGGAACGCCACCTTCAGCCAAGCATTTTCCGGCTCGTAACCGTATTATCAGCGGTCTATGTAAAGGCGTTATCGTCGTTGAGGCGCGTGCCAGCAGCGGCTCCTTAATCACTGCGGATATGGCCAACAGCGAAGGGCGTGATGTATTTGTCGTACCATGTAATTTATTGGATCATGTGGCGGATGGAAATAAGTGGCTCATTCGACAAGGGGCTCATGTATTGACGGGTGTTGAGGATATCGTAAAGGAATACGGCCTGATAATGAGAGATAGTGTAACAGGACAACTTTCACAAGCACAAGATACGGATACATCTATAAATAATGGTAAAAGTGTTGATACACAAGGGGGCGGTGTGTTAAGCTGTAATTTGGATAGGAGTAAGGTATTGGATGTAATACCGTTTGACAGATGTATCACTGTCAGTGATATACTGCATGAAACTCATATGCCATTACAGCAAATACAACCTATATTGCTTGACTTGGAACTGGAGGGTGCCATCGAGCATAATCCGCCGAGAGGCTATATTAATATTACTAGGAGTGATATACTTGTCCATTAA
- a CDS encoding YifB family Mg chelatase-like AAA ATPase, translating to MYAKLYGATLHGIEGCVITVEVDISQGLPVLDIVGLPNQSVKEARERVRAAIKNSGYEFPMRRIVVNLAPANIRKSSAGLDLAIAIGIILASGQIKGRKKNLQSLFERCICMGELALDGTILTTYGTLAMALSAMENNCRTVYTNPVNGRTLEAIPNLTVHSDSTLQGIISLIESHAKGGQSQSDVICNPVINTDESYVPVMGEYGVDFGDVRGQDLGKRAMMLSAAGHHHCIMVGPPGAGKTMMAERLPTILPPMSWSEIVEVSRIQDVLGLLGGEGLVKTRPFRHPHHTATVASMVGGGISGKPGEITLAHGGVLFMDEAPEFQRQVIEALRQPLESRTITINRSQGNYIYPADCICIFAANPCPCGYYNDPYKECLCSQTDIHNYQRRLSGPIMDRIDLHIPVERPTLEHMLDTTYSSMDSESMRQQVVEAVALQCKRYEGLPFNSNGQLPHRAIRELCSVTDSAWHVLGTIFERFHMSGRAFDRILRVSRTIADLEGNPEVEEKHISEAMMFRSEQ from the coding sequence ATGTATGCAAAACTATATGGTGCAACACTGCACGGTATCGAAGGATGTGTCATAACGGTAGAGGTCGATATTTCGCAGGGACTGCCCGTATTGGATATCGTCGGATTGCCGAATCAGTCCGTAAAGGAAGCACGCGAACGTGTGCGGGCAGCTATAAAAAACAGCGGCTATGAATTTCCTATGCGGCGTATCGTGGTCAATTTAGCCCCTGCCAATATACGAAAAAGCAGTGCAGGCCTTGATTTAGCGATTGCCATAGGTATCATTTTGGCATCCGGACAGATTAAAGGGCGGAAGAAAAATTTACAATCGCTGTTCGAGCGGTGTATATGCATGGGTGAACTCGCTTTGGACGGAACAATTCTTACAACGTACGGAACCCTTGCCATGGCTCTGTCCGCAATGGAGAATAATTGCCGAACGGTCTATACTAATCCTGTTAACGGACGTACCTTAGAGGCTATACCTAATTTGACGGTCCATAGTGATTCCACACTACAAGGGATTATTTCCTTAATTGAAAGTCATGCCAAAGGTGGTCAATCACAGTCGGATGTTATTTGTAATCCCGTTATAAATACAGATGAGTCCTATGTGCCCGTAATGGGAGAATACGGTGTCGATTTTGGAGATGTGCGCGGACAGGATTTAGGTAAACGCGCTATGATGCTCAGTGCCGCAGGACATCATCATTGTATTATGGTGGGACCGCCCGGTGCGGGAAAGACGATGATGGCTGAGCGTTTACCCACCATACTGCCGCCCATGTCATGGTCTGAAATAGTTGAAGTGAGTAGGATTCAGGATGTATTGGGATTACTTGGTGGTGAAGGGCTCGTAAAAACGAGACCGTTCAGGCATCCGCATCATACGGCAACCGTAGCGAGTATGGTGGGCGGCGGTATCTCAGGGAAGCCCGGTGAGATCACGTTGGCTCATGGCGGTGTGCTTTTTATGGATGAGGCGCCGGAATTTCAACGGCAGGTTATAGAGGCGCTTCGACAACCGCTGGAGTCGAGGACGATAACGATTAACCGGTCGCAAGGGAATTATATTTATCCGGCCGACTGTATCTGTATTTTTGCGGCTAATCCATGCCCTTGCGGATATTATAATGATCCGTATAAGGAATGTTTATGTTCTCAAACGGACATTCATAATTATCAGCGGCGTCTGTCGGGACCGATCATGGATCGCATCGATCTACATATCCCTGTGGAGCGGCCCACATTAGAACATATGCTGGATACGACGTATTCCTCCATGGATAGTGAAAGCATGCGCCAACAGGTCGTTGAAGCCGTAGCATTACAATGTAAACGATATGAAGGGCTTCCTTTCAACTCTAACGGACAATTACCGCATAGAGCCATACGGGAATTATGCAGTGTGACGGATTCCGCATGGCATGTACTCGGTACTATTTTTGAACGCTTTCATATGAGCGGTCGTGCCTTTGACAGGATTCTGAGAGTATCTAGAACCATTGCTGATTTAGAGGGAAATCCCGAGGTGGAAGAAAAACACATATCTGAGGCGATGATGTTTCGCAGTGAACAGTAG
- a CDS encoding YraN family protein, giving the protein MQTMSTGKSFNELDSKALGEWGERVAVSYVEKMGLSIVETNYRTKLGEIDIIAKKDLVYHFIEIKARRGVQFGLAREAVSKKKQKHIKRAAMLYLYDLYQKKRRWKEISFDVIEVYLHEDFQSSIHYLPQCF; this is encoded by the coding sequence ATGCAAACGATGAGTACCGGAAAGTCATTTAATGAACTCGATTCGAAAGCCCTCGGTGAATGGGGAGAGCGTGTAGCTGTTTCTTATGTAGAAAAGATGGGGCTGTCCATTGTGGAAACGAACTATCGTACAAAATTGGGAGAAATCGATATCATTGCTAAAAAGGATTTGGTCTATCATTTTATCGAAATAAAGGCGCGTCGCGGCGTGCAGTTCGGTTTGGCGCGTGAGGCGGTATCAAAGAAAAAGCAGAAGCATATAAAACGAGCTGCCATGCTGTACTTATATGATTTATATCAAAAGAAGCGGCGCTGGAAAGAGATTTCTTTTGATGTCATCGAAGTGTATCTGCATGAAGACTTTCAAAGTTCCATTCATTATTTACCGCAATGTTTTTAA
- a CDS encoding ribonuclease HII yields the protein MDKIELSDLKVQDIKALFETDKALDILPLAQADSRSSVQKLAAAYIKRQEKELKEQQRLMGMYDYEGIFYDQDLYHVAGVDEVGRGPIAGPVTVAAVILPPMTLIPGLNDSKKLTEEKREALYDIITKEAVAISCVSYGPEKIDELNIYEATRQAMYEAVRTLSVPAEAVVVDAMKLPDLTVPVESIIKGDSKSANIAAASIIAKVTRDRYMKRLDEEYPGYGFGIHKGYYTELHKEAVEQQGVTPLHRKSFEPIKSIVGWVKE from the coding sequence ATGGATAAGATAGAATTATCGGATTTAAAGGTACAGGATATTAAGGCACTTTTTGAAACAGATAAAGCCTTGGATATTTTACCGCTAGCTCAAGCGGATTCACGCAGTTCCGTGCAGAAGTTGGCCGCGGCTTATATTAAACGTCAGGAAAAAGAGCTGAAAGAACAGCAACGCCTTATGGGAATGTATGATTATGAAGGCATATTCTATGATCAGGATTTATATCATGTTGCTGGTGTGGATGAGGTCGGACGGGGTCCTATAGCGGGACCTGTGACGGTAGCGGCGGTTATATTGCCGCCGATGACACTTATTCCCGGCCTTAATGATTCGAAAAAGTTAACCGAAGAGAAACGAGAGGCTTTATATGATATCATCACGAAAGAGGCTGTGGCGATAAGCTGTGTTTCTTATGGTCCGGAAAAGATTGATGAACTCAATATTTATGAAGCGACCCGTCAGGCCATGTATGAAGCTGTTCGCACATTATCGGTACCGGCCGAGGCCGTAGTGGTCGATGCCATGAAGTTGCCTGATTTAACTGTTCCCGTAGAGTCTATTATCAAAGGGGACAGCAAGAGCGCCAATATTGCGGCCGCATCGATTATTGCAAAGGTTACACGCGATCGGTATATGAAGCGTTTAGACGAGGAATACCCGGGGTATGGTTTCGGTATTCACAAGGGTTATTACACTGAACTGCACAAAGAAGCCGTGGAACAGCAAGGGGTGACACCGCTTCATCGGAAAAGTTTTGAGCCTATAAAATCAATTGTAGGCTGGGTAAAAGAATAG
- the ylqF gene encoding ribosome biogenesis GTPase YlqF, with translation MADSPVVHWFPGHMAKATRMITEYIKKVDVVIELLDARIPRSSANPVIIELIGQKPHIVLLNKADLADPKATKEWTEFFMNKGITVLSIDSKSGKGNKKLLSTVERLSKPIIDRWMAKGIRSRSVRTIILGIPNVGKSTLINSLAGSAATRTANKAGHTRGQQWVKIGKNLELLDTPGVLWPKLEDQRAAARLAMTGAISDDVYDLEHVIKQLITHLLTNEPQILVERYKLKETEMTDIDTIIESIGRRRGCLVSGGIVDFDKARRIILQDYRNGKLGVITLDRVDEEPYYADDNEGSRNG, from the coding sequence ATGGCAGATTCACCTGTTGTACATTGGTTCCCCGGACATATGGCGAAAGCCACCCGAATGATTACCGAGTATATCAAAAAGGTAGATGTAGTTATCGAGCTGCTTGATGCACGTATTCCAAGGTCTAGTGCCAATCCCGTTATTATCGAATTAATCGGACAGAAGCCGCACATCGTACTATTGAATAAGGCCGATCTGGCCGACCCGAAAGCTACAAAGGAATGGACCGAGTTTTTTATGAATAAGGGTATTACCGTGCTTTCCATTGATTCCAAGTCAGGAAAGGGAAATAAGAAACTCTTATCTACAGTGGAACGTCTCAGTAAACCTATCATCGACCGCTGGATGGCAAAGGGGATTCGAAGTCGTTCCGTACGAACCATAATTTTGGGTATTCCTAATGTCGGTAAGTCTACATTGATAAATTCTTTGGCCGGTTCTGCCGCTACAAGAACGGCTAATAAGGCGGGGCACACTCGGGGGCAACAATGGGTTAAAATCGGTAAAAATCTGGAACTCTTAGATACACCCGGTGTATTATGGCCAAAACTCGAGGATCAGCGCGCGGCGGCTCGTCTGGCCATGACAGGGGCCATATCCGATGATGTATATGATTTAGAGCATGTCATCAAGCAACTTATTACGCATCTCTTAACTAATGAACCTCAGATTTTAGTTGAGCGCTATAAATTAAAAGAGACTGAGATGACGGATATTGATACGATTATTGAAAGTATCGGTCGTCGTCGCGGGTGTCTTGTAAGCGGCGGTATTGTTGACTTTGACAAGGCGCGTCGAATTATACTACAGGATTATCGTAACGGAAAACTCGGCGTGATTACCCTGGACAGGGTCGATGAAGAACCGTATTATGCTGATGATAATGAGGGGTCCCGTAATGGATAA